The genomic segment ACCGGACGATTTTCGAAATTCTTGTTGAATCTCGAAAAATCGTCCGGTTTCTTTGTCATTTTCGTTTAGTCATCGTGCTGACACATGAAAGCGCTACCGAAAAAAGAAATCAATTTCTTTCGCATTCTTGACTATCCGCTGTCATTTGTTATGTGCTAAAGTGTTCCAAGATAGTTCAAGCAGGAGAGGAGAACGAGGTGTGACAGCAGTTGTGAAGGAAAATATTTTAAAGGTAATGGTCGCTTCGATTGGTGGGTTCGTCATTGCGGTCGCAATGAACTGGTTCTTGATTCCAAGTGGCGTTTATTCGACAGGATTTACGGGGCTTGCCCAGATTCTGACTCAGGTTTTACAGGACACGGCATTTGCGTTTGGTGAGAACGTTTGGTTTTTAGCCCTCAATATCCCATTGATCATTTTGGCGTGGATTATGCTCGGTCGTAGCTTTACGATCATTACGCTGATTTCTGTTTTAGCGACAACGATCTTTATCGGTTTGATTCCACAATATGCTGTCATTCCGGGTGACCAAACATTAAACGCAGTCTTTGGTGGTGTCTTGCTTGCGATTGGAACAGGAATCACGATTAAATTCGGTGCGTCGACCGGTGGCTTCGATATCGTCGCCTTAATTTTTGCCCGGTTCTCGGACCGAAGTGTCGGTCTTTATTTATTCGTTTTGAATTTTTTGATTGCCATCCTTGCCGGCGCATTGTTCGGTTGGTCGACAGCACTCTATACGATTGTCTTTATCTACGTGACGTCGAAAGTGGTCGATGAGATTCATACAAGCAATCAGCGCCTGACAATCTTCATCATCACGAACCATGCCGATGATATCACGATGGCACTGCACCAACATATCATTCGCGGAATCACGCAGATGCCGTCGATCGGAACGTATTCACGGGCCGAAAAATCGACGCTGATGATGGTCATCGAACGACATGAACTGCGGGATATCGAACGGATTTGCCGTGACGCGGATGAAACCGTCTTTATCAATGTCGTACCAACCGATTCAGTCGTTGGTTACTTCCGAAAAGGATAGAACAAAAAAACGCATCTTCTTGAGTAACGACATTTGTCGGTCAAGGGGATGCGTTTTTTTAACATCAAGCGAGTCCGAGGACATGCTTCAAATAATAGGCGATGCCATCTTCTTCATTTCGTTTTGTTGTCCCGTTCGCGAGTAATTTGAGTGGTCCGATCGCATTGCCCATCGCGACACCGTGCCCCGCATACTCAATCATTTCTAAATCGTTTTCTTCGTCACCGAAAGCAACGATTTGTTTCTGTTCAATTCCGAGATGTCGTGCGATTTGCTCAAGACCAATCGCTTTGCTCGTTCCTTTACGCATGACTTCGACCATATACTCGGGCTTGATCCACTGACGGTTCAAGACGGTCTCGGCATGAATGTCTGACAGCTCCGACCGGATTTCGTTAACGTGTTCACCCTTGGCATGAATCAACAGGGAGGTCGGTTCATGTTGGAGCAGCCTCCGCAAATCACCAGTCGTCACGGACAGGGCATGGTCTGTATAAAATTCGTAAATCCCGACCGGATCACGTTGGAAATAGACATGATCGGTCACTTCACAGACGATGTTTTGTGTTTTCGTATCAGCAACGGACTCGAGAATATGTTGCACGGTTTTTAACGGAATCGGATGATGACTGACTTGAAAGTGGGGATCATTCGGATGATGAACGAAACCTCCATTGAAATTAACGATTGGTGTCGTTAAACCAAGTTCTTCATAGTAGCGCTTCGCGTGGCGAAACGGACGACCTGTCGCGATGACGACTTCATGACCATTTTCACGCGCTTTGTGCAGTGCGGCAATATTTGCAGGACTGATCGTCTTGTCGTCTTTTAAGAGTGTACCGTCGAGGTCGACGGCAATAAGATGACGTTTCATACATTCACCAACTTCGCTTTAGATTCTTTCCTCATTACTTTAGCATATGGACCGGTAGAAAACAGGGAAGTGACTGTTTTGAACAAAAAGGAAAACGCTTAAAAAAATCCGATTAAAGCTGTCGGATGATTTAAAAAATGATATACTACGAGACGTAGGACTAATAAAAGTAAGTTATGGAAATGGAGGGGAAAGAATGCGTTTTCTCGTTACATTCTTTTGGTCGTTCTTACTCGTGAACACAGCTGTGTTCATCGTATCAGCGGTCGATGCAGTTACGTATAACTTTGGATTTGCGACAGCGATGTCAGTCGTGACGTCACTTGTTGTCTTCGCACTTGATGCAGTCAACGAAGATCTTGGTCTTGGTCAAGGGACAAAGGCAGAATAACTTGAAAGCGAGGTATCGTCACTGGGCGATATGCTCGCTTTTTATCGTTTATAGTGAGGAGGAAGACGCTTGATCTTAATTAAACAAGCACTTGTTAACGAAATCCCGACGGATGTACTTGTCGGAGGTGGAGCGATTCTTAGGATCGGTTCGTTTGATATCGATCAGGATTTACTTGAACAAACGATTGACGGAACGGGGAAACGACTCATTCCAGGATTGATCGATGGTCATGTTCACCCGATTGGCGGAGGTGGGGAAGGTGGGTTTGCTTCTCGGACGGCTCCGTTAGTCGCCAGTGATTTCTTGGCGGGCGGTGTGACGACGGTCGTCGGATTACTTGGCACGGATGGCTGGACCCGGACCGGGATTGATTTACTGGCACACGTCCGCGGGTTTGCACGACATGGAATCCGACCTTTTCTGTTGACGGGCAGCTACGCTGTCCCACCCGTTTCGATTACGGATACGATTGGTCGTGATATTATTCTCATCAATGAAGTCATCGGACTCGGGGAGATTGCAATCAATGACCACCGTTCGACCCACCCGACCGTTCAGGAGCTGACACGACTCGCAGCTGAAGCGCGTATCGCCGGGATGGTCAAAGGGGTCAATGGAACGATGAACGTCCATATTGGAGACGGAAAACAAGCGTTACATCTCCTCGAAGAAGTAGTAAGAACGTCGGATGTACCGATTGAACAATTTTTACCGACACATATCAATCGAAGTGAACGGATTTTTGAAGCCGGTCTTGCTTGGGCGAAACAAGGTGGACGGATTGATTTTACGACCTGTACGACAAAAGCCTTCATCGAAGAAGGCGAGGTGCCGGCTGGACTTGCGCTGAAACGGGCACTTGAAGCCGGGATTCCCTTACGGCAAATCACGATGTCGAGTGACGCCGGTGCGAGTTTACCAGCGTTCGATGCGGCAGGGAAACTTCTACGTATGGAGTCAGGGAAGCCGACCTCGATGTTGCAAGCGGTCGAGGAAGCGGTTCATCATGGGGTTGCGTTTACGGACGCCATTCAGACGGTCACACGAAACGTTGCCGAAGCTTATGGGATTTCCGGAGGGACAATCAAACCGGGTGAACGTGCC from the Exiguobacterium oxidotolerans JCM 12280 genome contains:
- a CDS encoding YitT family protein; amino-acid sequence: MTAVVKENILKVMVASIGGFVIAVAMNWFLIPSGVYSTGFTGLAQILTQVLQDTAFAFGENVWFLALNIPLIILAWIMLGRSFTIITLISVLATTIFIGLIPQYAVIPGDQTLNAVFGGVLLAIGTGITIKFGASTGGFDIVALIFARFSDRSVGLYLFVLNFLIAILAGALFGWSTALYTIVFIYVTSKVVDEIHTSNQRLTIFIITNHADDITMALHQHIIRGITQMPSIGTYSRAEKSTLMMVIERHELRDIERICRDADETVFINVVPTDSVVGYFRKG
- the iadA gene encoding beta-aspartyl-peptidase; protein product: MILIKQALVNEIPTDVLVGGGAILRIGSFDIDQDLLEQTIDGTGKRLIPGLIDGHVHPIGGGGEGGFASRTAPLVASDFLAGGVTTVVGLLGTDGWTRTGIDLLAHVRGFARHGIRPFLLTGSYAVPPVSITDTIGRDIILINEVIGLGEIAINDHRSTHPTVQELTRLAAEARIAGMVKGVNGTMNVHIGDGKQALHLLEEVVRTSDVPIEQFLPTHINRSERIFEAGLAWAKQGGRIDFTTCTTKAFIEEGEVPAGLALKRALEAGIPLRQITMSSDAGASLPAFDAAGKLLRMESGKPTSMLQAVEEAVHHGVAFTDAIQTVTRNVAEAYGISGGTIKPGERADLLLISDAFEIDTILAGGHAIMIQKKWLMPK
- a CDS encoding YjzD family protein — translated: MRFLVTFFWSFLLVNTAVFIVSAVDAVTYNFGFATAMSVVTSLVVFALDAVNEDLGLGQGTKAE
- a CDS encoding Cof-type HAD-IIB family hydrolase, producing the protein MKRHLIAVDLDGTLLKDDKTISPANIAALHKARENGHEVVIATGRPFRHAKRYYEELGLTTPIVNFNGGFVHHPNDPHFQVSHHPIPLKTVQHILESVADTKTQNIVCEVTDHVYFQRDPVGIYEFYTDHALSVTTGDLRRLLQHEPTSLLIHAKGEHVNEIRSELSDIHAETVLNRQWIKPEYMVEVMRKGTSKAIGLEQIARHLGIEQKQIVAFGDEENDLEMIEYAGHGVAMGNAIGPLKLLANGTTKRNEEDGIAYYLKHVLGLA